A region from the Phaenicophaeus curvirostris isolate KB17595 chromosome 28, BPBGC_Pcur_1.0, whole genome shotgun sequence genome encodes:
- the FKBP8 gene encoding peptidyl-prolyl cis-trans isomerase FKBP8 — MASSGEEPRSSSPSRAGPGTEPTPMPDAAQLDTGEDFEVLEDEEEEEDLSELPPLEDVGRPAPREDTQPSEPGRGDAAEDPQEWLDVLGSGLLKKKTLVPGQGVDTRPRKGQDVTIRLKATLEDGSVVEENPALTFTLGDCDVVQALDLCVQLLEMGETALIVSDAKYCYGAQGRSPDIPPNATLSLEVELLAAQDAPDLELLSGKEKIELANRKRERGNFFYQQADYVLAINSYDIALKVIGSSSKVDFSPEEEAELLDVKVKCLNNLAASQLKLDHYEAALKSCNLVLEHQPGNIKALFRKGKVLAQQGEYREAIPILKAALKLEPSNKTIHAELSKLVKKHADQKNVETEMYRKMLGNPSAAGTVGKCKDKLSWSIPWKWLFGATAIALGGVALSVVIAARN, encoded by the exons ATGGCTTCCAGCGGGGAGGAACCGAGGAGCAGCTCCCCAAGCCGGGCAGGCCCCGGCACCGAGCCCACCCCGATGCCTGACGCTGCTCAGCTGGACACGGGGGAGGATTTTGAGGTCctggaagatgaggaggaggaggaggacctgAGCGAGCTGCCACCGCTGGAGGACGTGGGCCGGCCAGCGCCGCGGGAGGACACCCAGCCCTCGGAGCCAGGCAGGGGCGACGCAGCCGAAGACCCCCAGGAGTGGCTCGATGTTTTGG GGAGCGGGTTGCTCAAGAAGAAGACGCTGGTGCCGGGCCAGGGGGTGGACACGCGTCCCCGCAAGGGCCAGGACGTGACCATCCGCCTGAAGGCCACGCTGGAGGACGGCAGCGTGGTGGAGGAGAACCCTGCCCTCACCTTCACGCTGGGCGACTGCGACGTCGTGCAG GCTCTGGACCTGTgtgtgcagctcctggaaatgGGGGAGACAGCGCTGATTGTGTCAGATGCAAAGTACTGCTACGGCGCTCAGGGCAG GAGCCCTGACATCCCACCCAACGCGACCCTCTCCCTGGAGGTGGAGCTGCTGGCGGCTCAGGACGCACCAGACCTGGAGCTGCTCAGCGGGAAGGAGAAGATTGAGCTGGCCAACCGCAAGCGGGAACGCGGCAACTTCTTCTACCAGCAGGCAGATTATGTGCTGGCCATCAACTCCTACGACATCGCCCTCAAGGTTATCGGCTCCAGCTCGAAAG TCGACTTCAGCccagaggaggaggcagagctgcTAGACGTGAAGGTGAAATGTCTGAACAACCTGGCAGCTTCTCAGCTTAAATTGGACCATTACGAGGCAGCCCTCAAGTCCTGCAACCTCGTCCTGGAGCACCAGCCAGGGAACATCAAGGCTCTCTTCCGAAAGGGCAAG GTCCTGGCTCAGCAGGGCGAATACAGAGAGGCCATCCCCATCCTGAAGGCGGCGTTGAAGCTGGAGCCTTCGAACAAG ACCATCCACGCTGAGCTCTCCAAGCTGGTGAAGAAGCACGCGGACCAGAAGAACGTGGAGACGGAGATGTACAGGAAGATGCTCGGGAATCCCAGCGCCGCCGGCACCGTggggaagtgcaaagacaagctGTCCTGG TCCATCCCCTGGAAGTGGCTCTTCGGCGCAACAGCCATCGCGCTCGGCGGCGTGGCCTTGTCCGTGGTCATCGCGGCGAGGAACTAA
- the KXD1 gene encoding kxDL motif-containing protein 1: protein MEPTASQVFCGRVLGMVNAEDVNAIILAQKNMLDRFEKTNEMLLNFNNLSSVRMQQMSERFLHHTKTLVEMKKDLDSIFRRIRTLKGKLAKQYPEAFSNVHESPILEDDDDFDPVPKSTTTTIATSEQSTESCDTSPDIISPTTSQDFEDLSQGQYDLPAVNGQSLTDEDTANDLD, encoded by the exons ATGGAGCCCACGGCCTCGCAGGTGTTCTGCGGGCGGGTGCTGGGCATGGTCAACGCCGAGGATGTCAACGCCATCATCCTGGCCCAGAAAAACAT GCTGGATCGGTTCGAGAAGACCAACGAGATGCTCCTCAACTTCAACAACCTCTCCAGCGTCCGGATGCAGCAGATGAGCGAGCGCTTCCTCCACCACACCAAGACGCTGGTGGAGAtgaagaaggacctggacagcATCTTCCGCAGGATCCG GACGCTGAAAGGGAAGCTGGCCAAGCAGTACCCGGAGGCCTTCAGCA ACGTCCACGAATCTCCCATCTTGGAAGACGATGACGACTTCGACCCCGTCCCGAAGAGCACGACGACGACCATCGCTACCTCTGAGCAGAGCACGGAGTCCTGCGACACCAGCCCGGACATCATCTCTCCCACCACGAGCCAGGATTTTGAGGATCTCTCCCAAGGGCAGTACGATTTGCCGGCCGTGAACGGACAGAGTCTGACAGACGAAGACACGGCCAACGACCTGGACTAG